One window of Leptotrichia sp. oral taxon 498 genomic DNA carries:
- a CDS encoding YjdF family protein, translating to MKKISGKLTVFFENPFWVGIFENFENNNLSVCKVTFGSEPKEYEIYDFILKKFYNLRFSNEMKSNFGEKAKNPKRRQREIKKELQSKKFLKKSEEILKLQYEEKKKERKVKTKQEKEFEKQRKFLLKQEKKKQKHKGK from the coding sequence ATGAAAAAGATTTCAGGAAAATTGACAGTTTTTTTTGAAAATCCGTTTTGGGTAGGAATTTTTGAAAATTTTGAAAATAATAATTTGTCAGTTTGTAAAGTAACTTTTGGTTCAGAACCTAAAGAATATGAAATTTATGATTTTATATTAAAAAAGTTCTATAATCTTCGATTTAGTAATGAAATGAAGTCAAATTTTGGGGAGAAAGCAAAAAATCCAAAACGGAGACAACGAGAAATAAAAAAAGAACTCCAAAGTAAAAAATTTTTGAAAAAATCAGAAGAAATTCTAAAATTACAATACGAAGAGAAAAAAAAGGAACGAAAAGTAAAAACAAAACAAGAAAAAGAATTTGAAAAACAGAGAAAATTTTTATTGAAACAGGAGAAAAAGAAACAGAAACATAAAGGAAAATAA
- a CDS encoding zeta toxin family protein, translated as MKKVLYIFAGVNGAGKSTLYNSENLDNNIKYSTRINTDEIVRKIGDWKNNSDQIKAAKMAINIRNDCLKHGKSFNEETTLTGKTILKTIDKAKKLGYELQLFYVGVNSPEIAKKRIKNRVEKGGHNIADEIVEKRYYESLENLKQVILKFDEIYFYDNSEKYKNIFSVMNNKIFYKDKNFNWSKEAIEMIENREKNMKML; from the coding sequence ATGAAAAAAGTTTTATATATTTTTGCGGGAGTAAATGGAGCAGGAAAATCAACTCTGTATAATTCTGAAAATTTAGACAATAATATAAAATACAGTACAAGAATTAATACAGATGAAATTGTTAGAAAAATCGGAGATTGGAAGAATAATTCTGATCAAATAAAAGCAGCAAAAATGGCGATAAATATAAGAAATGACTGCTTAAAACATGGAAAATCATTTAATGAGGAAACAACTTTAACTGGGAAAACTATTTTAAAAACTATTGACAAGGCAAAAAAATTAGGTTATGAGTTACAATTATTCTATGTTGGAGTTAATAGTCCTGAAATAGCAAAAAAAAGAATAAAAAATAGAGTTGAAAAAGGTGGTCATAATATAGCTGATGAAATAGTTGAAAAAAGATATTATGAGTCTTTAGAAAATTTAAAACAAGTGATTTTAAAATTTGATGAAATCTATTTTTATGATAATTCTGAAAAATATAAAAATATTTTTTCAGTTATGAATAATAAGATTTTTTATAAGGATAAAAACTTTAATTGGTCAAAAGAAGCTATAGAAATGATTGAAAATAGAGAGAAAAATATGAAAATGCTTTGA
- a CDS encoding AAA family ATPase produces the protein MRKKAVPVGIEDFKELIQDEYYYADKTLLIDEMLMNKSKVTLFTRPRRFGKTLNMSMLRYFFDVKDKEENKKLFENLKIYDSEYMVEQGKYPVIFISMKDLKGNSWEENFILIKKHIKNLYMEFYDLKDKLNPIFKNDFEKIVMEKEDADWIYSLKNLSNYLYEYYGKSVIILIDEYDAPIINAFDKGYYNEAINFFQTFYSSALKTNNSLKYGVLTGITRIIKEGIFSGLNNLKVDTILNKKYSEYFGLLEGEVIEMLDYFGMKYKIEEVKEWYNGYLFGESEVYNPWSIVNYIDNGEIKAYWANVSGNTLLENMLDHAGESVYDDLKRFTDGESIEKYISDGTTINSLLSNDDEIWQLLLYSGYLTKDEKQKEIDVTSEYTDVYNLRIPNKEIRKYFGNMFLNRFFGTEVKTNILIKALENGDIKKFEKTLGEIMINMLSHFDLDKEMEKIYQVFMIGLVGFLMGKYEIISNDESVYGRYDLAMIPIKSNEKAYLMEFKISKTKKGMEERAQKALKQIDEKKYDTKLKARGIKNILKIGIAFYGKEVKVVYK, from the coding sequence ATGAGAAAAAAAGCTGTTCCTGTGGGGATTGAAGATTTTAAAGAGTTGATACAAGATGAATATTATTATGCAGATAAAACTTTATTAATAGACGAAATGTTAATGAATAAATCGAAAGTTACATTATTTACAAGACCACGAAGATTTGGAAAAACATTGAATATGTCGATGTTAAGATATTTTTTTGATGTAAAAGATAAAGAAGAAAATAAAAAGCTTTTTGAAAATTTAAAAATATATGATAGTGAATACATGGTTGAACAAGGGAAATATCCTGTAATTTTCATTTCAATGAAAGATTTGAAAGGAAATAGCTGGGAAGAAAATTTTATATTGATAAAAAAACATATAAAAAACTTATACATGGAATTTTATGATTTAAAGGATAAATTGAATCCTATTTTTAAAAATGATTTTGAAAAGATAGTTATGGAAAAAGAAGATGCTGACTGGATTTATTCTCTTAAAAACTTATCAAATTATTTGTATGAATATTATGGAAAAAGTGTAATAATTTTAATAGATGAATACGATGCTCCAATAATAAATGCTTTTGATAAAGGATATTACAATGAAGCAATAAATTTTTTTCAAACATTTTACAGCTCAGCGTTAAAGACTAATAATTCCTTGAAATATGGTGTTTTAACAGGGATAACAAGGATTATAAAGGAAGGAATATTCTCTGGTTTAAATAATTTAAAAGTAGATACAATATTGAATAAAAAATATTCAGAATATTTTGGACTTCTTGAAGGTGAGGTAATTGAAATGCTTGATTACTTTGGAATGAAATACAAAATTGAAGAAGTTAAAGAATGGTATAATGGATATTTATTTGGAGAAAGTGAAGTGTACAATCCGTGGTCTATTGTAAATTATATTGACAATGGAGAAATCAAGGCATATTGGGCAAATGTTTCGGGGAATACGCTTCTAGAGAATATGCTTGATCATGCTGGGGAAAGTGTTTATGATGACTTAAAACGGTTTACTGATGGAGAAAGTATTGAAAAATATATTTCGGATGGAACTACGATAAATAGTCTTTTAAGTAACGACGATGAGATATGGCAATTACTCTTATATAGTGGGTACTTAACAAAAGATGAAAAGCAGAAGGAAATAGATGTAACTTCAGAATATACAGATGTTTACAACTTGAGAATTCCAAATAAGGAAATACGGAAATATTTTGGGAATATGTTCTTGAACAGATTTTTTGGAACAGAAGTGAAAACAAATATTTTGATAAAAGCGCTTGAAAATGGAGATATTAAGAAATTTGAAAAGACATTGGGAGAAATAATGATAAATATGCTGAGTCATTTTGACTTGGACAAGGAAATGGAAAAGATTTATCAGGTGTTTATGATAGGGCTTGTTGGATTTTTAATGGGGAAATATGAGATTATTTCAAATGATGAAAGCGTATATGGAAGATATGACCTTGCGATGATTCCAATAAAAAGTAATGAGAAGGCGTATCTTATGGAATTTAAAATATCGAAGACAAAAAAGGGGATGGAAGAGAGGGCACAGAAGGCGTTGAAGCAGATTGATGAGAAGAAATATGATACTAAACTAAAGGCAAGAGGGATAAAGAATATTTTGAAGATTGGGATTGCGTTTTATGGGAAAGAAGTGAAGGTTGTCTATAAATAG